One region of Trichoderma breve strain T069 chromosome 7 map unlocalized scaffold00007, whole genome shotgun sequence genomic DNA includes:
- a CDS encoding heterokaryon incompatibility protein (HET) domain-containing protein: MLSHEGLKSLNSSDGFWHRNRTACKASADARCGLYDPIAEIVRQRPLRRNVGSSNAFAAARALIKNCMNPKNPHKHCQYSRDTVLPLRVLDVGQPGDPHPTVKLKINDMDTRAKYLALSYCWGEQLGPTAKSLQLQKNNLNQLVAGIELGSLQQSIQDAIFATRKLGFRYLWIDALCIIQDCAKDKETEISRMASIYKNASVTIAASSSENAAHGFLTQKKQPYYPDYEVRIPMANNVTGTVYPSTGPYEPDHPLDKRGWTLQEFMLSSRMLIFSDYELLWQCKEVDLRSVSARGLEYLQLLESLPWTVFDNGAEPLYGSHEAEKLYLWMTIVRQYTGRELTNTDDKLNAVMGITSELETLWRDINIYGLWKKWFIDLLAWHKPDIGREERRNLKRAPSWSWASLDGAVVYEGPITSKDAAVKFLTMQTAVLTCRMLKVNEVKKDKVNTIVEGTDLEFPEAELQETGLSFDDVEYLLLGAVQIGADTEKGKGLLVIDVSGGFYRRIGLANFEDMGIWEGVNRRDITFEARISN, from the exons ATGCTCTCTCATGAAGGCCTGAAGTCTCTCAACTCATCTGATGGATTCTGGCATCGGAATCGGACTGCTTGCAAAGCCTCTGCTGATGCAAGGTGTGGATTGT ACGATCCCATCGCAGAAATTGTGCGCCAGAGGCCCCTTCGCAGAAATGTCGGGAGCAGCAATGCATTTGCCGCAGCAAGGGCTCTCATCAAAAATTGCATGAATCCCAAGAATCCCCACAAGCATTGTCAATATTCTCGAGACACCGTCCTTCCATTGCGAGTTCTCGATGTTGGCCAACCAGGAGACCCTCACCCAACAGTCAAACTGAAGATCAATGATATGGACACCCGTGCCAAATACCTGGCTTTGAGCTATTGCTGGGGAGAGCAACTCGGCCCTACAGCGAAATCACTTCAGCTACAGAAAAATAATCTCAATCAACTGGTTGCTGGTATCGAATTGGGGAGTCTTCAACAATCCATACAAGATGCCATTTTTGCCACTCGCAAACTAGGCTTTCGGTATCTTTGGATTGATGCCCTTTGTATCATCCAAGACTGCGCTAAAGATAAGGAAACAGAGATTTCACGCATGGCATCCATCTACAAGAACGCTTCCGTGACTATTGCGGCATCCTCCTCAGAAAATGCAGCACATGGATTCCTAACCCAGAAGAAACAACCTTATTATCCAGACTATGAAGTCCGTATTCCAATGGCGAATAATGTTACAGGCACGGTGTATCCTTCAACAGGTCCCTACGAGCCCGATCATCCTTTAGACAAGAGAGGGTGGACATTACAAGAGTTCATGTTATCATCAAGAATGTTGATATTCTCCGACTACGAGCTTTTATGGCAGTGCAAAGAAGTGGATCTTCGGAGCGTTTCTGCAAGAGGGCTCGAGTATCTTCAACTATTGGAAAGTCTCCCATGGACCGTTTTTGATAATGGCGCAGAACCCTTATATGGAAGTCACGAAGCTGAGAAACTTTATCTCTGGATGACCATTGTTCGGCAGTACACAGGTCGCGAGCTGACAAATACGGATGACAAACTCAACGCAGTCATGGGCATAACCTCTGAACTTGAAACGCTGTGGCGTGATATAAATATCTATGGACTCTGGAAGAAATGGTTTATAGACCTTCTAGCTTGGCATAAACCGGAtattggaagagaagaaagacgaAACCTCAAACGGGCGCCAAGTTGGTCATGGGCATCTCTGGATGGTGCGGTCGTCTATGAAGGGCCCATCACCTCTAAAGATGCCGCAGTCAAGTTCTTGACTATGCAGACAGCAGTATTGACATGCCGTATGCTGAAAGTAAATGAAGTaaaaaaggacaaggtcAACACGATAGTAGAGGGCACGGATCTCGAGTTTCCTGAGGCAGAACTCCAAGAGACGGGGTTGAGTTTTGACGATGTGGAATATTTGTTGTTGGGAGCAGTACAAATAGGCGCTGATACTGAGAAAGGCAAAGGGTTGCTTGTGATTGATGTTAGCGGAGGATTTTATCGGCGGATTGGACTGGCTAACTTTGAGGACATGGGGATATGGGAAGGCGTCAATCGGCGAGACATTACATTTGAGGCGAGGATCAGTAACTAG
- a CDS encoding alpha/beta hydrolase fold domain-containing protein, whose amino-acid sequence MTEAPTTISGEFPFEKKRVQILGSQMAYVDVGTSDQKSAVTVFLHGVPTSSYLWRNIIPYAAAKGRCIAPDLIGFGDSDKVSGAYFFEDHQQYIDAFLDTVLPTQAINLVIHDWGSALGFNWARRNEHRLAGIAFMEFIHPMENWSDLPPVMVENWKKFRDPDTRVGRSLLIDQNVFIEHILPGGVVRPLTDEEMDAYRKPFLQPEWREPIYRLPNELPVEGQPENTWSYAKKYMEWLFASDKPKLLFWAKPGGLVWEAKAEELTQKLKNTKVVYLGEAIHYVQEDHPHTIGRELANWLPLSSD is encoded by the coding sequence ATGACCGAAGCTCCAACAACAATTTCAGGGGAATTTccctttgagaagaagagagtacAGATTTTGGGCTCTCAAATGGCATATGTTGACGTGGGAACCTCTGATCAAAAGTCAGCAGTCACCGTGTTCTTGCATGGTGTCCCTACGTCTTCCTATCTATGGCGAAATATCATTCCGTATGCAGCTGCAAAAGGCCGTTGCATCGCCCCAGACTTGATTGGATTTGGAGATTCTGACAAGGTCTCTGGGGCATATTTCTTCGAGGACCACCAGCAGTATATCGACGCCTTCCTAGACACGGTCTTACCAACCCAGGCAATAAATCTCGTCATTCACGACTGGGGATCAGCCCTCGGGTTCAATTGGGCCCGCAGAAATGAGCACCGCCTTGCCGGTATTGCGTTCATGGAATTTATCCACCCCATGGAGAATTGGAGCGACTTACCACCTGTTATGGTGGAAAATTGGAAGAAGTTTCGAGATCCAGATACTCGAGTCGGTAGAAGCCTGTTAATCGATCAGAACGTCTTTATCGAGCATATTCTTCCCGGCGGCGTTGTGCGACCATTGACCGATGAGGAAATGGACGCATACCGCAAACCCTTCTTACAGCCCGAATGGCGTGAGCCAATTTATCGACTTCCCAACGAGCTTCCTGTCGAGGGCCAACCTGAAAATACATGGTCCTATGCAAAGAAGTACATGGAGTGGTTATTTGCCAGTGACAAGCCGAAACTACTCTTCTGGGCCAAACCCGGAGGACTTGTCTGGGAGGCAAAAGCGGAGGAGCTTACGCAAAAATTGAAGAACACAAAGGTCGTGTATTTAGGAGAGGCGATTCATTACGTACAAGAGGATCACCCACATACAATTGGTCGTGAATTGGCTAACTGGCTACCTCTATCTTCGGACTAG
- a CDS encoding alpha/beta hydrolase fold domain-containing protein, which produces MSMTVEDLMQQCFTVHTADQYEKFVKKHDIPSVREEIPGDGSALWFGSPSAKRVIAHMHGGGLVLYASTFHFGLAYEMYKAAIASGDDVALAVLAYDTCPSAPYPTQLRQLVAFVTHLMHGRDSKDIHLYGDSAGGLLILSLLLHAVHPHPKIPPLSIPSGHRLGRILMISPTTPMVTPAMTTSKNLGRDLVGVDEVAQMWNVIQGNHDPDVELINPWFAPLSVLHEDWFEALPAGSITIVSGGLEIFEEDIAKLAQIIKVRINIPIQLLYITEH; this is translated from the exons ATGTCCATGACAGTGGAAGATTTGATGCA GCAATGCTTTACCGTTCATACAGCCGATCAATACGAAAAATTTGTTAAAAAACATGACATCCCTTCCGTGAGAGAAGAGATTCCTGGAGATGGCTCGGCGTTATGGTTCGGCTCGCCTTCAGCCAAGAGAGTGATAGCACACATGCATGGTGGTGGACTGGTCCTGTATGCGTCCACTTTCCATTTTGGCTTGGCCTACGAAATGTATAAAGCTGCGATTGCAAGTGGCGATGATGTTGCGCTTGCTGTCCTTGCTTACG ATACATGTCCGAGTGCTCCCTATCCAACTCAGCTACGCCAACTGGTCGCATTCGTCACTCACCTTATGCATGGCCGAGATTCGAAAGAT ATCCATTTGTACGGAGACAGTGCTGGTGGATTACTgatcctctctcttctccttcacgCCGTGCATCCACACCCCAAGATCCCCCCACTCTCCATCCCGTCAGGCCATCGCCTTGGGAGAATCTTGATGATATCTCCCACCACGCCGATGGTTACGCCAGCCATGACTACGAGTAAGAATCTTGGTCGCGATTTGGTTGGCGTAGATGAGGTAGCTCAAATGTGGAACGTTATTCAAGGTAATCATGACCCTGATGTTGAGCTCATCAACCCATGGTTCGCTCCATTATCAGTGCTGCATGAGGACTGGTTTGAAGCTTTACCGGCGGGGTCGATCACCATCGTTTCGGGCGGATTAGAGATATTTGAGGAGGACATCGCCAAACTTGCTCAAATAATCAAGGTGAGAATCAACATACCCATTCAATTGCTCTATATTACCGAGCATTAG
- a CDS encoding fungal specific transcription factor domain-containing protein, whose protein sequence is MDLYRSAVADLWIVTCHPATIPIDQNVESPMSSSAREILPLAFGSKTLDSALFAVATMFMGKLRSDSKLQGLALAAYPPALSRFRSELALGFGSKANQTNRTVRAIAIALTLLFYEWLANGSKGEGYRFHLNGALDLIKNSGPEALESSITKAAYTDLRCGALGEALKSRKATFLASDQWFTITNKLSIKNHRQLLLDIVAHIPGLLERGDQLKLLALNLFKLSTTLEIAIQ, encoded by the exons ATGGATCTATATCGTTCTGCTGTGGCTGATCTCTGGATTGTGACATGCCACCCGGCTACCATTCCTATCGATCAGAATGTCGAATCGCCAATGTCGAGTAGTGCACGAGAAATTCTCCCACTCGCATTTGGAAGCAAGACTCTAGATTCTGCTCTTTTTGCCGTCGCTACAATGTTTATGGGAAAGCTGAGGAGTGATAGCAAATTGCAAGGTCTTGCCTTGGCAGCCTATCCTCCAGCACTCAGTCGGTTTCGCTCCGAGCTTGCCCTGGGTTTTGGATCTAAGGCAAACCAGACAAATAGAACAGTCCGTGCAATAGCGATCGCACTAACTTTGCTCTTTTATGAG TGGCTGGCCAATGGTTCGAAGGGAGAGGGATATCGTTTTCACCTCAATGGGGCCCTTGATCTTATCAAGAATTCAGGCCCGGAAGCCTTGGAATCTTCCATTACGAAGGCGGCTTACACAGATCTTCGGTGCGGGGCT TTAGGCGAAGCATTAAAAAGTCGGAAAGCGACATTTCTTGCTTCAGACCAGTGGTTCACTATTACCAACAAGTTATCGATAAAAAACCATCGGCAACTGTTATTAGACATTGTTGCTCATATACCCGGTCTCCTTGAGCGCGGCGACCAGCTAAAACTTCTTG cgctcaatctcttcaaaTTATCGACTACTTTGGAGATTGCGATTCAATAA
- a CDS encoding peroxidase, family 2 domain-containing protein, translating into MRVLFFTLALGSFATALPNHPFKGHEWIPAGPGDRRSPCPGLNVLANHGYLPRSGKNIDLPTVQAAVSAAYNYVPDTFDSAFVQAQDCHLTTTGNFSTFNLDDLAKHGHNCVEFDGSLSRNDLFFGDNLHFDPKIWSTMAKRLDLNKVSHDPKSKYITVEQAAKARAARVADAMHANPNFTASDLEMMGSPGTTALYLTTLWDDTVGGAPKEWVKSFFEWEKLPFTRPLKQKTGQDIGNMLTAVLAVKV; encoded by the exons ATGcgagttctttttttcacccTGGCGTTAGGCAGCTTCGCTACGGCGTTGCCTAACCATCCTTTCAAGGGGCACGAATGGATTCCTGCGGGGCCAGGAGACA GACGATCCCCTTGCCCTGGCCTGAACGTGCTTGCTAATCACGGTTACCTTCCTCGTTCCGGAAAGAACATCGATCTGCCAACCGTTCAAGCTGCCGTCTCGGCTGCATACAACTATGTCCCTGATACCTTCGACAGCGCCTTCGTCCAAGCCCAGGACTGCCATTTGACGACCACAGGCAACTTTTCGACTTTCAATCTCGACGATCTGGCAAAACATGGACACAACTGTGTCGAATTTGATGGATCTCTATCACGAAATGACCTCTTTTTCGGAGATAACTTGCACTTTGACCCAAAAATCTGGTCGACAATGGCGAAGAGACTCGACTTGAACAAGGTTTCGCACGATCCAAAATCCAAGTACATCACTGTAGAGcaggcggccaaggccagaGCTGCTCGAGTAGCGGACGCAATGCATGCCAATCCCAATTTCACTGCATCAGATCTCGAGATGATGGGCAGTCCCGGGACGACGGCCTTGTACTTGACCACGCTGTGGGATGATACCGTGGGAGGTGCTCCTAAGGAATGGGTCAAGTCATTCTTTG AATGGGAGAAGCTCCCTTTCACTAGGCCTTTGAAGCAAAAGACTGGCCAAGATATTGGTAACATGCTTACCGCAGTTCTGGCAGTGAAGGTTTAA
- a CDS encoding acetyltransferase (GNAT) family domain-containing protein, whose protein sequence is MTTYTLAPVSLSDSEDLSRNNISAFWQNPNWVLAWKHSTLEKQIDITTKRYPRRLISDHATARHQKAIDPHTGRLVGYARWVLPESYATTADGEPTWPEALGPVVSPEEAEEIKRIAEATPLNANNETDPLDNNVTKMKNEVLEGKTFFVLEYLAVHPENQGKGIATLLVQSGMKEAEKLGLDIFVLAFQHGWGVYGRLGFSVERELIQDDSMYGGDGHYGVRCMIYKQPPKTEV, encoded by the exons ATGACTACCTATACTCTTGCTCCAGTTAGCCTCAGCGACAGCGAAGATTTGAGTCGAAACAATATATCAGCTTTTTGGCAAAATCCTAATTGGGTCTTAGCATGGAAACACAGTACGCTGGAAAAGCAGATTGATATAACTACCAAACGCTACCCGCGTAGACTGATAAGTGATCACGCAACTGCCCGACATCAGAAAGCCATTGATCCTCATACCGGACGGCTCGTGGGATATGCTCGCTGGGTCCTGCCTGAATCATATGCTACAACTGCAGATGGTGAGCCAACTTGGCCAGAGGCTTTGGGCCCAGTAGTATCGCcagaggaagcagaagagatCAAACGGATCGCTGAGGCAACTCCGTTGAATGCGAACAACGAAACGGATCCTCTTGACAACAATGTTACAAAAATGAAGAACGAGGTTCTGGAAGGGAAGACCTTTTTTG TGCTTGAATATTTGGCTGTCCATCCCGAAaaccaaggaaaaggaatcGCTACACTATTGGTGCAGAGTGGTATGAAGGAGGCGGAAAAGCTGGGACTAGATATTTTTGTCCTTGCGTTTCAACATGGGTGGGGAGTGTATGGCCGACTTGGATTCAGTGTTGAGCGAGAACTTATCCAAGATGATTCCATGTACGGAGGTGACGGTCATTACGGAGTTCGGTGTATGATATATAAACAACCTCCGAAGACCGAAGTATAA
- a CDS encoding ATPase family associated with various cellular activities (AAA) domain-containing protein, with protein sequence MSSTDAAVALVAPKEEPSSVVTKLYQQGFVHWSQFDSEEDHQVALEKQMTQMPIVHRFIHCGTSWITESFTINSPFMRKILLEVLEHYQDLDLECENWTFRSPYIPLVHRWQRLQDFCQSTSNPELTKAGQQLIEFLLPIVGPSVNSLEQTRLTGKVQFDFLWQIFPPGELVMTKMYGQDAICRVLKHHKVEESYSCPAYWVIDMEYVDWNGDKCGFTTMKTKIGGYDGYRRAHLLPTWPISFDSDPDAIKAKMIARGRQFEELRTYHFMQYEGRKIVIRGNAKEEEPASGRVVVDAFAYYASCKVVKPNLRPLDSEEKPKADESSEDEDGYKVRRPRRGSDASTNSSSSQEEAAIDELKLTVKSSETRLERKEDLTPLTDEQCLLCTPWVNGFDLKAKEWGLFLVEKMKDIVWNDDAFSNLVLPGDEKELAWSFIDNKNFANSDFDDFVTDKGRGIIILMFGPPGVGKTYTAEAVAEKGRVPLYAMSAGALGTKPNEVEASLDRALELCRLWNAMLLLDEADVFLSARKEDTLARNELVSIFLTKLEYYQGILFLTTNRASSLDHAFQSRVDLFLPYSDLTTTARRQVWQNFINRAGGETRFKVAEEDYDQLAELRLNGREIKNLIKSARLLNMKSGQPVTTARLAQLAEKRITAMEMLNGEE encoded by the exons ATGTCTTCTACCGACGCAGCCGTGGCCTTGGTGGCCCCCAAGGAGGAACCGTCTTCTGTTGTCACAAAGCTCTACCAGCAAGGCTTCGTGCACTGGTCGCAGTTCGACTCAGAAGAAGACCACCAGGTTGCACTGGAGAAACAGATGACCCAGATGCCCATCGTCCACCGCTTTATTCACTGTGGCACTTCTTGGATCACCGAGTCCTTCACCATCAACAGTCCCTTCATGCGCAAGATTCTCCTAGAGGTCCTCGAACACTATCAAGACCTCGATTTGGAGTGCGAGAACTGGACTTTTCGCTCTCCATACATACCTCTTGTCCATCGATGGCAGCGACTCCAAGATTTTTGCCAGAGCACTTCGAATCCTGAATTGACCAAGgctggccagcagctgaTCGAATTTCTACTTCCCATTGTTGGTCCGTCGGTCAATTCTCTCGAACAGACTCGTCTCACGGGCAAAGTTCAGTTCGACTTTCTCTGGCAAATCTTTCCTCCTGGAGAGCTTGTCATGACCAAGATGTACGGCCAGGACGCCATTTGCCGCGTTCTCAAACATCACAAGGTTGAAGAAAGTTACTCCTGCCCTGCATATTGGGTCATTGACATGGAGTATGTCGACTGGAACGGTGACAAATGCGGTTTTacgacgatgaagaccaAGATTGGTGGTTACGATGGCTATCGCCGAGCTCATTTGCTTCCTACCTGGCCGATTTCCTTTGACAGTGACCCGGATGcaatcaaggccaagatgatcGCCCGCGGTCGTCAGTTTGAGGAATTGAGGACATATCACTTTATGCAGTACGAAGGTAGGAAGATTGTCATAAGAGGCAAcgcaaaggaagaagaacca GCTTCCGGCCGAGTTGTTGTCGATGCTTTTGCCTACTACGCCAGCTGCAAGGTGGTCAAGCCAAACCTCCGCCCTCTCGATTCCGAAGAAAAGCCCAAGGCAGACGAATCtagcgaagacgaagatggtTACAAAGTCCGCCGCCCCCGCCGCGGCTCCGACGCAAGCACCAACAGCTCGTCCTCccaggaagaagctgccattgaCGAGCTCAAACTCACAGTCAAGAGTTCTGAGACGAGGCTTGAGCGCAAGGAAGATCTCACTCCTCTCACTGACGAGCAGTGCCTCCTTTGCACGCCCTGGGTCAACGGTTTTGatctcaaggccaaggagtgGGGTTTGTTCCTcgtggagaagatgaaggatatCGTCTGGAACGATGATGCGTTCTCGAACTTGGTCCTTCctggagatgagaaagaGCTTGCTTGGTCGTTTATCGACAACAAGAACTTTGCAAACTCGGACTTTGACGACTTTGTCACTGACAAGGGTCGCGGTATTATTATCCTCATGTTTGGCCCCCCAGGCGTTGGAAAGACATACACGGCAGAGGCCGTGGCAGAGAAGGGCCGAGTTCCTCTCTATGCTATGAGTGCCGGCGCTCTAGGAACCAAGCCAAACGAAGTCGAAGCATCTTTAGACCGAGCTCTTGAGCTCTGTCGTCTCTGGAACGCAATGCTGCTCCTCGATGAAGCAGACGTGTTCCTAAGTGCTCGAAAAGAAGACACTCTCGCACGCAACGAGCTagtctccatcttccttaCCAAGCTCGAATACTACCAGGGCATCCTCTTCCTGACCACCAACCGCGCCTCGAGTCTGGACCATGCTTTCCAGTCTCGCGTGgatctcttcctcccatATAGCGACCTCACCACGACTGCCCGCCGCCAAGTCTGGCAGAACTTCATCAATCGCGCCGGCGGCGAGACACGGTTCAAAGTTGCCGAGGAAGACTACGATCAACTAGCAGAGTTGAGGTTGAATGGTCGTGAGATCAAGAATTTGATCAAGAGTGCTCGACTGTTGAACATGAAGAGCGGACAACCTGTCACGACTGCTCGGCTGGCTCAGTTGGCGGAGAAGAGGATCACGGCAATGGAGATGTTGAATGGCGAAGAGTAA
- a CDS encoding type III restriction enzyme, res subunit domain-containing protein, translating to MSNPLKRRFDPVRELDDETFFTSSVEPQQPYAQAMLLDYDGFHDSMRQSQYHGPSFMNPLSDVPVIQQADSLPEMYFSNMLVDPNLGLGFLDDQLTDWNNDVLSSGSDLSPIGPISSQEDSHSPSVASEAVQPGIEDVIPTFNTEIAITEIANNEVANNEIVCYGMLHDVDVKLLGDMQIIYSKLDKRDAGLERFKLEKRENHVILRFSDSGEEFGQVRSGVGTTLSSLLGNQLSNVEFEPIKSISYLMDIIGRANRPSDAIVKVNINVYGLQSTAMKVGDDLSSGKLWLQKPDNMRCEAIYDNPHFLRLKMNGVQLQPKQPVSQAIKENSSSRRRREARLRNMLEEVYKSINTREIEAVDGGDRVVQTLKRHQEEALGFMLERESGIINDRYRLWESIPVEGGNTEYRHKITRAKIRTGIQPIERGGGILADEMGMGKTLSMLTLIMKTLDHGKDWAEQQENGAKVDETIKRSRSTLVIVPSALLIYNWMNEIADYLEHGVKVIKYHGSDRPKDIEQIADSDIVVTTYSTLTAEFQIKSKPSLLHCVDWFRVVLDEAHIIRRRATAFYHACDAIHANSRWCLTGTPIQNKLADIGTLFAFIRVEPFTKAATFRKYIEVPFEQIPDNESPTLAKDRLVLLFQAFCLRRTKEIIDLPQLRKTVRKLSFSVEERKQYENTMKILRRMILHRVGEAEQSSKFGTFQINLQMRLLCNHGTWQQPFSWHRRSYRDEREALISAVGQSSEITCAGCQMPMPILGSSRLNHSIYEQCAHVLCSDCIDQSNTPNDEGQTQHCPVCIRWLRHAIVESGAVIDDDSVPNCPSKDKVGDGDDYFDFNKVGYSTKMNALIEDVQKDLWESKSIIFSCWTRTLQLLRRYLDDAKIPYLDIDGNCSLKERKDRLVQFKNDNMKPVLIMTTGTGGFGLNITCANRIFIVELQWNPAVESQAIARAIRLGQEKNVHVTRYMIKDTVEEEMGSQQKSKNQLASLVDAGDDMDWHE from the exons ATGTCCAATCCTTTGAAGCGACGGTTTGATCCAGTCAGAGAGTTAGATGATGAAACCTTTTTCACATCCAGTGTGGAGCCACAGCAACCGTATGCGCAAGCAATGCTTCTTGATTATGACGGATTTCACGATTCAATGAGACAGAGTCAATACCATGGGCCAAGTTTCATGAATCCATTGAG CGATGTCCCGGTTATCCAACAGGCGGACTCTTTACCAGAAATGTACTTCAGCAACATGCTAGTCGATCCGAACCTTGGCCTGGGCTTCTTGGACGACCAGCTTACTGATTGGAACAATGATGTGCTCTCGTCAGGTTCAGACTTGTCTCCAATAGGGCCAATTTCATCCCAGGAGGATTCTCACTCGCCGTCTGTGGCATCTGAAGCAGTCCAACCAGGAATTGAGGACGTTATTCCAACATTTAACACCGAAATAGCCATCACCGAAATAGCCAACAACGAAGTGGCCAACAACGAAATAGTATGCTACGGAATG CTACATGACGTCGATGTCAAACTACTTGGCGACATGCAAATTATCTACTCTAAGCTGGACAAGAGGGACGCCGGGCTCGAGCGATTCAAACTTGAAAAGCGCGAAAATCATGTTATTCTACGTTTCAGCGACAGTGGCGAAGAATTTGGCCAGGTGCGCTCCGGCGTTGGCACCACGCTTTCGTCGCTACTGGGCAATCAGTTATCCAATGTCGAGTTTGAGCCAATCAAGTCTATATCTTATTTGATGGATATCATTGGACGCGCTAACCGGCCGTCTGATGCTATTGTGAAAGTTAACATCAATGTTTACGGGCTACAATCGACTGCAATgaaagttggtgatgatttgTCATCCGGCAAGCTGTGGCTACAGAAGCCTGATAACATGAGATGCGAGGCTATATACGATAATCCGCACTTCTTGCGGCTCAAGATGAACGGtgttcaacttcaacctAAGCAGCCTGTTTCACAAGCTATCAAAGAGAACTCTtccagcaggagaagaagggaagcaCGATTGCGAAACATGCTAGAAGAGGTATACAAGTCCATTAATACGAGGGAGATTGAAGCGGTAGACGGCGGAGACAGAGTGGTCCAAACGCTCAAACG ccatcaagaagaagcactggGTTTCATGCTAGAGAGAGAGTCTGGTATTATCAACGACAGGTATAGGCTCTGGGAGTCTATACCCGTGGAAGGCGGGAATACAGA ATATCGTCATAAAATTACCAGAGCCAAGATCAGGACCGGCATACAGCCGATCGAAAGAGGGGGTGGCATTCTGGCCGATGAGATGGGTATGGGCAAAACCTTGTCCATGCTAACGCTGATAATGAAGACTCTTGACCATGGGAAAGACTGGGCCGAGCAACAAGAAAACGGTGCCAAAGTCGATGAGACGATTAAGCGCTCGCGCTCAACACTTGTGATTGTGCCCTCCGCTC TTCTTATATACAATTGGATGAATGAGATAGCAGA TTATTTGGAACACGGTGTCAAAGTAATCAAGTATCACGGCTCTGATCGACCAAAAGATATTGAGCAGATTGCAGATTCAGACATCGTTGTGACTACATATAGTACCCTCACTGCTGAATTCCAAATCAAATCGAAGCCATCTCTCCTTCATTGTGTCGACTGGTTTAGAGTCGTACTCGATGAAG CGCATATCATTCGGCGTCGGGCTACAGCATTCTACCACGCTTGCGACGCAATACACGCCAATTCACGGTGGTGTCTCACAGGCACACCTATTCAAAACAAGCTCGCCGACATCGGTACTCTTTTCGCATTCATACGTGTTGAGCCTTTTACTAAGGCGGCTACCTTTCGGAAGTATATAGAGGTCCCTTTTGAGCAGATTCCCGACAACGAGTCGCCGACATTGGCCAAAGACCGCCTTGTTCTACTCTTTCAAGCATTCTGTTTGCGTCGCACAAAAGAAATCATTGATCTACCTCAATTGCGTAAAACAGTGCGCAAACTGAGTTTCTCTGTGGAGGAACGCAAGCAATACGAGAATACGATGAAGATTCTGCGTCGCATGATCCTTCATCGTGTTGGTGAAGCTGAGCAGAGCTCCAAATTCGGAACCTTCCAGATCAACTTACAAATGCGTCTTTTGTGTAACCATGGAACCTGGCAGCAACCTTTCTCTTGGCACCGACGCAGCTACCGAGATGAACGCGAGGCCCTCATCTCGGCCGTTGGCCAAAGCAGCGAGATTACGTGTGCTGGCTGCcaaatgccaatgccaatacTTGGGTCTAGCCGGTTAAACCATAGCATCTATGAGCAATGCGCTCATGTCCTATGCTCCGATTGCATCGACCAATCGAATACACCGAATGATGAAGGGCAAACCCAACATTGCCCAGTGTGCATACGATGGCTGAGACATGCAATAGTTGAGAGCGGTGCAGTGATAGACGACGACAGTGTTCCAAACTGCCCATCGAAAGATAAGGTCGGAGACGGTGATGATTATTTTGATTTCAATAAAGTGGGCTATTCAACAAAGATGAATGCGTTGATTGAGGATGTCCAAAAAGATCTATGGGAGTCCAAAAG TATCATATTTTCATGTTGGACTCGAAcactgcagcttcttcgaaGATATCTTGACGATGCTAAGATTCCATATCTTGATATCGATGGTAATTGCTCGcttaaagaaagaaaagatagGCTCGTGCAGTTTAAGAATGATAATATGAAGCCAGTACTCATCATGACAACTGGAACTGGCGGTTTTGG GTTAAACATAACTTGTGCGAAtcgcatcttcatcgtcgagTTGCAATGGAACCCTGCTGTAGAGAGTCAAGCCATCGCGCGCGCAATTCGACTTGGACAGGAGAAAAATGTACACGTGACGCGCTACATGATCAAAGATACAGTTGAAGAG GAAATGGGATCCCAGCAGAAGTCCAAGAATCAGCTTGCCAGCCTAGTAGATGCAGGAGATGACATGGATTGGCATGAATAA